Proteins found in one Salminus brasiliensis chromosome 13, fSalBra1.hap2, whole genome shotgun sequence genomic segment:
- the admb gene encoding pro-adrenomedullin, with amino-acid sequence MKMVLQNVLLCCLLASLLPSTLSATLPSDGGDKLSMWLSSRLRRELCVPDSLEDSAELLPQQQQDRDTHSLTHKHSGQSGRVKRGCNLLTCSMHDVAHRISQLRERTNSAPPEKIGSNGYGRRRRRSLPQRSAELARRQGRAKPAWLQPQRRAPPQKRT; translated from the exons ATGAAGATGGTGCTGCAGAATGTGTTGCTTTGCTGTTTGCTGGCCTCTCTCTTGCCTAGTACTCTGAGTGCAACGCTTCCGTCTGATGGAGGAGACAA GCTGAGTATGTGGCTGAGCAGCAGGTTGAGGAGGGAGCTGTGTGTGCCTGACAGTTTAGAGGATTCAGCAGAACTTCtccctcagcagcagcaggaccgggatacacactccctcacacacaagCACAG TGGTCAGAGTGGGAGGGTAAAGCGGGGCTGCAATCTGCTCACCTGTTCGATGCATGATGTGGCCCACCGCATCAGCCAGCTCCGCGAGAGGACTAACAGCGCCCCCCCAGAAAAGATTGGCTCAAATGGCTACGGCCGCAGGAGGAGACGCTCACTTCCTCAGCGCTCTGCTGAGCTGGCCCGCAGACAGGGGCGTGCAAAGCCGGCCTGGCTCCAACCCCAGAGGCGCGCACCACCTCAAAAACGGACTTAA